In the Marinobacter sp. Arc7-DN-1 genome, GGGATTAATCCGCCCCCCCTTGACCCCCAACTGGGCCAGACGATTCATTACGCCACGAACGGGGCTGTCCTGGTCGTCGAAAAACGCGGGATCCCGCATGACCACCTTGAGCACCGGCACTTCCAGTTGCCGCATACGCTGCTGGGCATAGTCACTGAGTTTGGGGCTTTCCACCACTGAACGGAAAAACCGGTCAACCACATCCAGTGTGCCCTGCTGCTCCTCGTTCAGCCGGTTATCACCACTTTCCCTGACCTTCTCGACAACCCGCTCCCTGAGCGGCGCCATTTCGTCCCCGGAATCCAGCGGCTGTGCCTGCAGTTGCTGCAGCTCACGCTGCAGTTCTCCGGACGATAGCGGGCGGGCGTTGGGCTGGAATGGCACAGGTTCCGGATCACCCCGCGCCACACGGCTTGCGGTCAGCGTATTGAGCAGGTTCCGTACGGTCGCGAAGGCGGTTTGCGCCGCCTGGGCGTAGCCCCGGAAGTCGCCACCGGGCATACCGGGTTTGCGGCGGGCAGCGTTTTCGGAGGCAGCGGCCTTTTCCGGTTCCGGCTCCGGGGCAGTGGCCGGTTTTTCTTCCGCACGCGGCGGTGCCGGCCTGGCCTGCGCCGGTTTTTCATCGGACTTAACACCGCCCTGTTCGCTCAAGTACTTGCTCAGATCCAGATCCGGCAGGACTCCGTGACGAATCAGGATATTGTTCAGTTCCTTGTAAAGAGGCCCCAGCTGTTGCAGAACAGCCTGTTCAAAAACCCGCAGGCAGACTTTTTCTACCTCACGGGAGGCCTTGAGCTGGTTCAGCCCACTATGGAAAGCCTCACAAACCAGTGACGGCCCGAGGGGGTTGTGATGCCCGGTGGCGTTGGCAATACCCAGGTTGTCGAGGCGCAGCTTCAGCTGGAGCAGCTCGCCCCGATACTGGGTATCCGCCTTGGTGACCATCACCCGGATGGTCAGCCAGTCCTCGAATTCGCCCTTGTCTACCACTGACAGTTCTGAACCGGGAAAGCCTCTGGGCGCCGGTTTGAGGGGAGATTCCAGGCTACGCGCCATCTGGTGCCACATGACGCGCTGACGGGCCTGGATCTGGCCCGATGCATCCATGTATTCATTGGCCTGCTGATCATTCGGGGCTTTCCGGGCAGCCTGCCTGAGCCCCGCGACCATTTGCACAAAACAGGCATCCATCAGCGGCTCAATAAACTGAATGACCGCTTTGGCAGACTGGTGCAAAACAAACTGGACCCTGTCACTGGGGGCATGCAGGGAGGAGCGGTCCTGATTCCGGGAGCTGCCGCATTGCTGCAGCATGGCATCCACGGCTTCCGGGTTTGGCCGGGTAAAGTTCACCCCCATCGCCCCATCAATACGCCGGACGATGGCGACGTGCAGCTCATGGCGGCGAGCACCATCCAGGCCGCGGAAACGCACGATCAACTCCAGTGGTGTACCGGACGCAAAGGCCCGGTCAAGCTTGCGAGAGGTTTCGTCGGAATAGCGAACAAACAGGCCTTCCGGACAGAAATCTGAAATCTGACACGGCCAGGCCTCACCGGTTCCCAGATCAATCTGGGCAGCAAGCTTGATGGGTTGGCGGGGGCTGCTACGACGTTCTCTTGGATCCATGAACTACCTGATATCTCGCTAAGCCGGAGTAATCGCCGGACCCACGGTCCGACACCGACTCACGTCCCTGAAACGGCGGCGGATGCCACCTGCTACTATGGGAACCCTGACAGTACTATAGCGACCTGGCCCCCACAGGCAAACCAACACACTATAACATCCTGACCCATGAAACAGCTTAGTCAGATCTATCCACTTTTGCTACTGGTAACACTGCTTAACGGGTGTACGGCCATTGGCTACTATTCCCAGGCGGTCAGTGGTCATATTTCCCTGATGGTCTCAGGGGAACCGGTGGAAGCGGTTATCGCTGACGACAGCACTCCGGCAGGGCTCCGGGACAAACTCGCCGTCTCCCGGCAGGCCCGGGAATTTGCTGCCCAGCGGCTTGCCCTGCCTGTCGGGGATGCGTTCCGTGAATACGTGGACCTTGAACGCTCCTGGGTGGTGGTCAACCTCGTGGCCGCGCCGGAGTTCTCGCTGGAGCCCCATAGCTGGTGTTACCCGATCCTCGGCTGCCAGGCCTACCGGGGGTATTTCCGCCTGAAAGATGCGCAACAGGAGCAGGTCCTGTTCCACGCCCGGGGTTTCGACACCTTCATCGGCGGGGTAACCGCCTATTCCACCCTGGGCTGGTTCGATGACCCCCTCCACACGGGCTTTACCCATTTACCGGAGGATCGGATGGTCGCCCTGATGTTTCATGAAATGGCCCACCGGGTGGTGTACATCCCCGGTGACACGGCCTTTAACGAAAGCTTCGCCACTGCCGTGGAACTGGAAGGGCTGAGACTCTGGTTGTCCGAACAGGGCAAACCCGCCCAATTCCGGCAGGCGCTGGAGCGCCTTTCGCACCGGAACCAGACCCTGGCCCTGGTTCAGGCCTTCAGTAGCCGACTGCAAGCGCTCTACGAACAGCAGGGAAGTGTGCCCGATGACCAGCTACGGGCCCGTAAGGCAGACTTGCTGGAGCAACTGGCGCAGGCCTACCAACAGATCTCAGAAGACTGGCCGGAACCAGGTCCATTCGGCCCGGCGCCGGTGACCCTTAACAATGCCAACCTCGCTCTGTTCCGGCAGTACAACCA is a window encoding:
- a CDS encoding aminopeptidase, whose translation is MKQLSQIYPLLLLVTLLNGCTAIGYYSQAVSGHISLMVSGEPVEAVIADDSTPAGLRDKLAVSRQAREFAAQRLALPVGDAFREYVDLERSWVVVNLVAAPEFSLEPHSWCYPILGCQAYRGYFRLKDAQQEQVLFHARGFDTFIGGVTAYSTLGWFDDPLHTGFTHLPEDRMVALMFHEMAHRVVYIPGDTAFNESFATAVELEGLRLWLSEQGKPAQFRQALERLSHRNQTLALVQAFSSRLQALYEQQGSVPDDQLRARKADLLEQLAQAYQQISEDWPEPGPFGPAPVTLNNANLALFRQYNQHVPAFRQLLRETGYDFAGFYRAVDELSQKPEPQRSELLTDLSERFKEHL